The nucleotide window ATCGAAAGCCAGTAACATTTACTCTATTTTTCGTCTAGCAATCACTTAAGATAAGACTGTATGCTTCCTATTTATATCAAATATTCTTTACACATTTTAAGTTTCGGGTTTTCTTCATGATTTGTCCAAGTACTATTGAGTTCTTTGAAGTAAATTTCACTCATTGCTACAATCTGTGTTGTGTAGATGATAACTAAGTAAAAGTAAATTTAAAAACACATGTTCCTCCAAGTTTATACCATAACGTGCTCCTAACATGTTCCTATAACACTAGGGGGTCCTCAAaggagttgttctatgaaaaggCTTCAAGAACTGAGTGGATGAAAAACTCTTTTGTAAGAATCGGTGTGTTGATTTGCAAATCATTAAACCATGAATTTGCAAATTCCGCAAAGCTATAAGGATAATACTTCTCAATCGGCTCTTGAACTTGAAGTCGACTATATTAAAGTCTCTCAATAGATTAATTACTTTTGCAAATTATCTCCATTATTGATAATTGTTATAGATCGATAgttcattgttcttgtttttctcccggtatttatatatatatttttttactaaTATCATacattatataataacccaagttattctcgcattctgattggttctcacctatgatctattagaggacagacacatagatgacgacagcgctcgattcatgtttttttgaattttgaatttgaaccaatcgcGATTCTTTGCCAaacatagcaaccaatcagttcgctacATTTTGTATGGACATAAGATCACTTCAGTGCTATTtttgtgtctgtcaaagtggcgaaatttgaaataaaaaggcatttttttccgtatatcgccgaaggcgagtgcttctcgctcttctcgagtgttcttgaAAATTCCCAcctgcttatataactcaacaatgcacgaggaacaagtttttttatttcttttataaaataaaaacaaccacgaagggacaagaattcgtctgacaacaaaaatgagcgcaAATTGTAATTGATCAAcaataattttctctttacatttgCAAGCTTAAATCGAaaagaatcgacaagaatcgaaatcatctctaaaagccAAATACAAAGTTGAACGaattttttcaagttcaaaCAGTGTACTTTTTGCGTCGTGTGGCCGATTCAcatttatctgcaccgaatgtattgtgcaggagttgaacacaCCGCTAAatatttcgccgtgaaattttgtcagttTTCGTTAGGagcaaaatcactgttgacgtagttGCGTGCATATtttgatatataatgcacgcgtgtgacgtaggctgcgtgcattgtggatttataatgaactcggtttgaccaatcacagtgtttttttaaacttggcaaaattttttaattaattctaTGCACTTATTAAACTCCACCGTCCCTTGCGCTATTTGCAGTGAAAGAGTTTGGATATCATAACCGTCTGTAATTATATTAATAGTCTTCACTATAGTTGCAACTGGCTATTAACttcaatatgaataaaattgaagTTCTAGTTTATAAATATTCTCAAGTTCCGCATTCGCTTGATGAATTTGCATTATTTAATATCCACCCTCAGCAGCCGTTTTCGCCGTCCCTTTCACTGCTGCGATGTTCTATTGGAATGAGACTTGATTAGCAACTGGCAGCCAACTCTCTCtactctgccgtcgctggcagcCAACTACTCTCTAGCTCTCTTAAAACCTTTCTTTTTGGTAGCGCTTTCGTTTATGTATGTActcgctgagatatgattggtcaaTGCGCGTAGCAATGCTAGCTGAATCGAGTTAATCGCATTGTCCGATAAAGATAAATAGCAACAGGTaccgaagtttccgcggtcctttacactaacaCGCGTGGTTAACCGCGGGAAAACTAACATCACAGATAAGTACGTAAAGATGACTAATAAGGACTGTAATGAACTTTCTAAAAAAGAGCCGCTAAGACGGTCCTCTGTTTTCAAACAACGTCGGCGGAAATTCGGCTTTTGCCTAACGCATTATCTCGTAGGAAGTCAACTACGAGAGTAATTGACTTACCcggatctcactctgtcactggaaatgcgagatctggtaaagttcgacagtacaccatttttcattggccactaaaaaaaggttgcggcaatgcaattTACGGTCCGATTGGATTatttcgttttcgttttttccgacgccggaaaagctttacagtaaaggaaaatcattttaaaaatttgcgacgtttgtgtaaatggtaccgacgaaagctccacgtacTCTGCCACTCGGttaaagttctgcgtagcttgatACGCGGTAGGcaaaaactaataaattcaagttgaagtatgtaatttattcaaaacagtatttctcgttcttaaagcgtgactcgccaattaagtagtgatcaattgtgaattttagggttagattaactacatttttcacgagatcgtgacaagaaaatagcgctcgttgcagtgattgGGCCTAAACcttctttaacattttcgctttcaatttacggtttggctaactacactttgcacgagatcgtgtgaagaaaatagcactcgtttattaattaagcctaagcgctcgtctcagtgattctgcagttgctccgacaatttttaaacaatctcgaccgttgtagcgcttctttctgtttcggcttcagtttaaggtttccttgtcctctacccaaaagaatctcttcaagaatactctcgaaatccatgttaTGCCAAACAAAACATCAGCAGACAATTTCCTCGACATTTTAAACCAGTGCCATTCCTCTATTAAGTTCACAATGGAGACGGAGAGTAATAGGATGCTTCCTTTTTTGGGCACCCAGCTGCTCAATAAACACACACGTGTTGAGACTAAGGTGGACGTTAAACCGACAAATACAGGCCTCCTTCTACATTACAAGAGCCATGTGGATGACCGATACAAACGTGGATTATTAAAAACTATGCTTGATCGTGCATATCGACTTTCATCCAATTGGCATTATTTTTCTGAAGAATGCGATCGACTGAAATTAGTGTTTTCTCGACTAAAATATCCTGACAATCTTGTTAACTCTACCATTTCACGGTTTGTTGCCGCCAGAGCATCTGATCAACCTGTTTCTTCACCTGCTGTCAGCGATCGATTGGACCCCATTCGTGTTGTCCTACCGTTTAAAGATCAGGCATCAGCTGATATTGTTCGCGCCCAACTTAAAGATTTAAGTCACAAGATTCAGACGACCGTACAACCTGTATTTGTTAGCCAGAAGATTGAACGAGACCTCATATTGCGAGAAGCTAAGCCACCGATTGTGAACCAACAGTgccttgtttataaatttcaatgtcacctgtgtgatgcaggttatgttggtttcacacgccgtcatctacaccaacgtgttgaagaacataaaaattcttcttcgtcaattggcgagcattttcgcgacaaacattctttggctTCTAAGGTACTTACAAAGAACTTTagtgttttaatgaagtgcacaaacaaatttgactgcctcgtctatgagatgttttttattcacgaactgagacctactctcaatgtacaatctgactcaattcgtgctaaggtttttaattagttttttaattagctttttactagttgttctctttgtaaatttttactgtccgtttacacctgcaaatttcatggaaaaatgtTTACACTTCTtacgtacatatatatatttttactattttatttcaccattcacttgataatgaccgaagcacggtcgaaacgtcgtgttttacagttagtttttatcgttaaaagttttacgaaatccATATTTATTCCGccaaatcacccaaaatcacaacagagagtacgaacatgcgcagtgaaagaaaagcccgtatttcgggcctcgctgagcatgctcgaaatcgaactttaccagatctcacatttccagtgacagagtgagatctgggtatgAGATTACTACGAGAGACAAGGTAGTTTAGTTTACACGTGTCAGTCTCCTTCTAAGTTCTAAAGCATCGTGCGATTAAAATACTTTGCACGCAATAAAGCTATTAGGAAAATATAGTttaaaatatcataaaatatgcttcaacagAAGTAACACCGCACAGACATCAGAAACACAAGACTCAACTGCGGTTAGGGCACAGTATTGTGCGAAACCACTTCTATCTGGCCTGAACGAGAGATAGAGCTGTGTGTCATCGGCACTGACCCATGAACAGAGGGAAGATGGTTAGCGCTACGTAATAGAGCCGAATAACACATAAAGTGAGCAAAATAGGACTCGAACAGCTGCATTGTGGGACACCGCAGTTCCTTTTAAAATCATCAGAGAATTGATCATTGATGAGAACTCGTTTCTTTCGATCGGACAAATAAGATGCGAACCAGTCCAGGGCTGTAGCAGTGATTCCAAAATCATTCTCAAGGACACTAAGGGGAATCTGATGGTCAATTGTGTCGAAAGCGACActtaagggcggtgcctactattgtttatgcgcacattATCTGCGCATCACGCAATGCATAGATCCCGCGATACATAGCGCGTCCCGCGAGTATAGTATTTTCGTAACTTTGCTTgttgcttgttgtttcaaaagttggatatgcTGCCCTCTGTAAATGAGCGTAAAAGAAAGCATAACGGCCAGTTTATtagaaacaaatgtaaaaacaagcgtagacgagtttcttcgtatatcccaaaatgcaaaAGTTTAACTCACTCGGGCGGGGATGGGAAAAAATACAACCCAACCTAAAggtgattccatacaagttgaaaacagatcgAATAACTTAAAAAACGCGGGGTTACCCCTacattttatgttataaaatggaagtggcaaaccttttctgCATCTCATTAGTTTCTGGTTgtgagcaaaaattatttagactgtattttagctgtaccAAAGGAAGGCTGTCATAGACGCTTTAAGCCCTGTTGCAACGATTTTGTTGTTAAGGACGTCtgaaaagtgttttttcatGATACCATTTGCAAGTAGTTTTAAGATCTTTATAAATGTGTTTCTGTAGGTAAAGGCGAATTCTAAGGAAATTggtgaagaaatattgtttccttcttttttcataGAAATGCTGACGTCAGCATTTTTTGctgagattcaaggctaattatctcTAAAAAATGTGTggctacccccatttttctttttggattccaatagcttttgcaaagatgTACTTTTTCCGCATGGTGCCAATTTGGCGCCAAAACCTCCGTATTTAGTAGACACCCTCCTTAAATCAAGTAGCACTAAAAGCGTGATTTCGTGATTGTTGATAGCCATGAGAATATCTATTTGAACCTTGAGCAAGGCAGTTTCAGTTGAGTGGAATTTTCAGCAGCACCCTGGAATTTAGATAAAGGAGCATTGCGTTCACAATGTGGAAGCAGTTGAGAAGAAACTGCCCTTTCAACAACCTTAGAGACGAAAGGCAAGACTTTACGAGCCatattgctggttttcagtgtcacacaaaagtgTGAGtttatccgtcgaagaactgaaaaacgtaacaagaatactttattctaatacaagaactgttcagatagctgaattccccgaaataagtcaccttttaaaccaacatcacagctctctcgcccgtcatgtaaatgccacgtcacgcaaaagcttagaaattcaagcgtaggttatcactaaaccaagaagccaatcggagtgaaaatttgcatgaatattagtttttagctgctcttattcatcatgaaagtaacatttcaggaggatcaatagttctgaagtttgaagtttagtgacgcCACGTGAAAACCAGTATAGATAGGCTTGGATCCTGGGAGTATGAGGTA belongs to Acropora muricata isolate sample 2 chromosome 9, ASM3666990v1, whole genome shotgun sequence and includes:
- the LOC136929446 gene encoding uncharacterized protein is translated as MPNKTSADNFLDILNQCHSSIKFTMETESNRMLPFLGTQLLNKHTRVETKVDVKPTNTGLLLHYKSHVDDRYKRGLLKTMLDRAYRLSSNWHYFSEECDRLKLVFSRLKYPDNLVNSTISRFVAARASDQPVSSPAVSDRLDPIRVVLPFKDQASADIVRAQLKDLSHKIQTTVQPVFVSQKIERDLILREAKPPIVNQQCLVYKFQCHLCDAGYVGFTRRHLHQRVEEHKNSSSSIGEHFRDKHSLASKVLTKNFSVLMKCTNKFDCLVYEMFFIHELRPTLNVQSDSIRAKVFN